A DNA window from Purpureocillium takamizusanense chromosome 9, complete sequence contains the following coding sequences:
- a CDS encoding uncharacterized protein (TransMembrane:1 (o36-54i)), producing MTLKYWYFETMAPDVAHTKRRVCPRDATQVPTLWKMTRRVSGALILFFSLALTIGQSEKRGGRGGNFASAPAPQGPGTPWRFIRSRGWPTSSALLPLQLADDQRRWLAQTWLGLSIDGTRSALMRFELTWAAHDARVHSPTGEAPFCRAR from the coding sequence ATGACCTTGAAGTACTGGTACTTTGAGACGATGGCACCAGACGTTGCGCACACCAAGCGCCGAGTGTGCCCACGAGATGCGACGCAGGTCCCGACACTCTGGAAAATGACGCGGAGAGTGTCCGGAGCCTTGATCCTGTTCTTTTCTCTTGCATTGACCATCGGACAGTCCGAAAAGAgaggcggcagaggcgggaACTTTGCttctgcgccagcgccccaAGGGCCAGGCACGCCGTGGCGCTTCATCCGCTCGCGGGGGTGGCCCACGTCGTCTGCTCTGCTGCCGTTGCAGTTGGCAGATGACCAACGCCGTTGGCTGGCTCAAACCTGGCTGGGCTTGTCGATTGACGGGACGAGATCCGCCTTGATGAGATTTGAGTTGACGTGGGCCGCTCACGATGCACGTGTGCACAGCCCGACTGGGGAAGCCCCGTTTTGCCGCGCCAGGTAG